A single window of Methylobacterium nodulans ORS 2060 DNA harbors:
- a CDS encoding PepSY domain-containing protein, with protein sequence MRTLTMIAAAIAVLGGVSAAQASSLGRPCTTAPQSQWLPVETLKAKAEAQGYKVQKAKIAKACGEIYALDQNNARTELFVDPTSGEIVAKE encoded by the coding sequence ATGCGCACCCTCACAATGATCGCCGCAGCCATTGCCGTCCTTGGCGGCGTGTCCGCCGCCCAGGCGAGCAGCCTCGGGCGGCCCTGCACCACGGCGCCCCAGAGCCAATGGCTCCCGGTCGAGACCCTCAAGGCCAAGGCTGAGGCCCAGGGCTACAAGGTCCAGAAGGCCAAGATCGCAAAGGCCTGCGGCGAGATCTATGCCCTCGACCAGAACAACGCCCGCACGGAGCTGTTCGTCGATCCCACCTCGGGCGAGATCGTTGCCAAGGAGTGA
- a CDS encoding cytochrome b/b6 domain-containing protein produces the protein MAASKPAVEAAGAMPAAAASSPEAQTVRVWDPFVRLFHWSLVGLFVLAFTTGDEIEWLHIRVGYAIAALVALRVVWGFVGSRHVRFSDFVRSPREIATYLHRAARCQAPRYLGHNPAGGAMVVALLVTIAGIAATGFAMTTDAFWGAQWMEDLHEGLVYTTIGLIALHVAGIVFSSLEHGENLVKAMITGRKRAS, from the coding sequence ATGGCCGCGAGCAAACCCGCGGTCGAGGCCGCCGGCGCAATGCCGGCGGCAGCCGCCTCCTCACCCGAGGCCCAGACCGTCCGTGTCTGGGATCCGTTCGTCCGCCTCTTCCACTGGAGCCTCGTGGGCCTGTTCGTCCTCGCCTTCACGACTGGGGACGAGATCGAGTGGCTGCACATCCGCGTGGGCTATGCCATCGCGGCTCTCGTTGCCCTGCGGGTCGTCTGGGGTTTCGTCGGCTCCCGGCATGTTCGGTTCAGCGATTTCGTCCGCTCCCCCCGTGAAATCGCCACGTACCTGCACCGGGCAGCCCGTTGCCAGGCGCCACGGTATCTCGGGCACAACCCGGCCGGCGGCGCCATGGTCGTGGCCCTGCTCGTCACGATCGCTGGCATCGCGGCTACCGGGTTCGCGATGACCACGGATGCGTTCTGGGGCGCGCAATGGATGGAGGATCTCCACGAGGGGCTCGTCTACACGACCATCGGGCTCATTGCCCTGCACGTGGCGGGCATCGTCTTCTCCAGCCTGGAGCATGGCGAAAACCTGGTGAAGGCAATGATCACGGGCCGGAAGCGGGCATCGTGA
- a CDS encoding sensor histidine kinase — protein sequence MRQGSLRLRLLAAGVASIVLALAMAGFGLLLLFEWHVERRMAAELGSQLTQLVSSLARAGDGTLQVRPPPAEPRFLQPLSGLYWQIAEEGTSTVLRSRSLWDATLTLPPDVPAAAVVHQHTIPGPGGASLLAVERRIALPASLGGGTIRAVVALDRGEVQAAGLAFASDLVPSLALLAAVLIAAAWIQVGVGLRPLDAVRRRLAQVRSGEAARLGAAFPDEVRPLAAEVDHLLDAQEQTIARARARAADLAHGLKTPLTVLSADAEELRARGDTRLADEIETLAVGMRRHVERELVRARAGLRARSGPVQPVRLVVEQVIGVLRRTPQGQKLLWEIDAADDLGVRMDAQDLTEILGNLAENAATWAAGAVRIEGRREDTAVALRVEDDGPGVPDEQVGTVLARGGRLDETRPGTGLGLAIVGDLVEANGGSLALGRSPLGGLLAEVRLPSPA from the coding sequence ATGAGGCAAGGCTCACTCAGGCTGCGCCTTCTCGCTGCCGGCGTGGCCTCCATTGTCCTCGCTCTGGCGATGGCGGGCTTCGGCCTGCTGCTCCTGTTCGAGTGGCATGTGGAGCGGCGCATGGCGGCCGAGCTCGGCTCGCAGCTCACCCAGCTCGTGAGCAGCCTCGCCCGGGCGGGGGACGGCACGCTCCAAGTCCGCCCCCCGCCGGCCGAGCCGCGGTTCCTCCAGCCCCTGAGCGGGCTCTACTGGCAGATCGCCGAGGAGGGAACCAGCACCGTGCTGCGCTCGCGCTCGCTCTGGGATGCCACGCTGACCCTGCCGCCCGACGTGCCGGCTGCTGCGGTGGTCCACCAGCACACGATCCCCGGTCCGGGCGGTGCCTCGCTGCTGGCCGTCGAGCGCCGGATTGCCCTGCCGGCAAGCCTCGGGGGTGGAACGATCCGCGCTGTGGTGGCCCTCGACCGCGGCGAGGTCCAGGCGGCCGGCTTGGCCTTCGCGTCCGACCTCGTTCCCTCCCTGGCGCTCCTGGCCGCGGTCCTGATTGCCGCCGCCTGGATCCAGGTCGGTGTCGGCCTGCGCCCGCTCGACGCCGTGCGCCGTCGGCTGGCGCAGGTTCGCTCCGGCGAGGCGGCCCGGCTGGGAGCGGCCTTTCCGGACGAGGTCCGGCCGCTTGCTGCCGAGGTCGACCACCTGCTCGATGCGCAGGAACAGACCATCGCCCGGGCAAGGGCGCGGGCCGCTGATCTAGCGCACGGTTTGAAGACGCCGCTGACGGTCCTGAGCGCCGATGCGGAGGAGCTCCGGGCGCGGGGCGATACGCGCCTGGCCGACGAGATCGAAACCCTCGCGGTTGGCATGCGCCGGCACGTCGAACGCGAGTTGGTGCGAGCCCGGGCAGGCCTTCGGGCACGGTCAGGGCCGGTTCAGCCGGTCCGCCTCGTGGTCGAGCAGGTGATCGGCGTGCTCCGGAGAACCCCGCAGGGCCAGAAGCTGTTGTGGGAGATCGACGCCGCGGATGATCTTGGGGTCCGGATGGATGCCCAGGACCTGACTGAAATCCTCGGCAACCTGGCCGAGAACGCGGCCACCTGGGCCGCCGGCGCGGTGAGGATCGAGGGCCGGCGGGAAGACACTGCTGTAGCGCTTCGGGTCGAGGACGACGGTCCGGGTGTGCCGGACGAGCAGGTCGGCACCGTGCTTGCCCGTGGTGGGCGACTGGACGAGACCCGCCCCGGCACCGGGCTGGGGCTTGCCATCGTCGGCGATCTGGTCGAGGCCAACGGCGGGTCGCTGGCCCTGGGGCGGTCGCCGCTCGGCGGCCTCCTCGCAGAGGTCCGGCTGCCGAGCCCGGCCTGA
- a CDS encoding response regulator transcription factor has protein sequence MRILLVEDDPRVARKVAAVLTEAGYAVDHVEDGEEAWFRGDTEDYDLAVLDLGLPKMDGLAVLKRWRAAGRDLPVLILTARGAWAERVEGIDAGADDYLTKPFAMEELLARVRALLRRAAGRAVPVFISGPVVLDTRKMRVTADDVPLNLSPLEYRCLSYLMHHAGRVIPPTELMEHLYAHDHDRDPNALEVLVGRLRRKLGVDLIETRRGFGYLVPEPAPT, from the coding sequence ATGCGCATTCTTCTTGTCGAGGACGATCCCCGCGTTGCCCGCAAGGTCGCAGCCGTCCTGACGGAGGCGGGCTACGCCGTTGATCATGTTGAGGACGGCGAAGAGGCCTGGTTCCGGGGGGACACGGAGGACTACGATCTCGCCGTCCTCGACCTCGGACTGCCGAAGATGGATGGCCTTGCCGTGCTGAAGCGGTGGCGCGCGGCCGGACGTGACCTGCCGGTTCTGATCCTCACCGCGCGCGGCGCCTGGGCGGAGCGGGTCGAGGGCATCGATGCCGGTGCCGACGACTATCTCACCAAGCCCTTCGCCATGGAGGAGTTGTTGGCCCGCGTGCGGGCGCTCCTGCGCCGGGCCGCCGGCCGGGCCGTGCCGGTCTTCATCTCGGGACCGGTCGTGCTCGACACCCGCAAGATGCGGGTCACGGCCGATGACGTTCCCCTCAACCTCTCGCCGCTCGAATACCGCTGCCTGAGCTACCTCATGCACCATGCCGGGCGGGTGATCCCTCCGACGGAATTGATGGAGCATCTCTACGCGCATGACCACGATCGCGACCCGAATGCGCTGGAGGTGCTTGTCGGACGCCTGCGCCGGAAGCTCGGCGTCGATCTGATCGAGACCCGGCGCGGCTTCGGCTACCTCGTGCCGGAGCCTGCGCCGACATGA
- a CDS encoding PepSY domain-containing protein → MSKTRRGIIVLGLIAALLPSAVLADRERDYDKARRAVERGEALALAEILTRVRSDLGGEVVGVSFERKRDRWVYEFKVIDPAGRLWEVYVDAATAAILKREGH, encoded by the coding sequence ATGAGCAAGACCCGCCGCGGCATCATCGTCCTCGGCCTCATCGCTGCCCTGCTGCCGTCCGCTGTCCTGGCCGACCGTGAGCGTGACTATGACAAGGCCCGCCGCGCCGTCGAGCGGGGCGAAGCGCTTGCTCTTGCCGAGATCCTGACGCGGGTGCGCTCCGATCTCGGCGGCGAGGTGGTCGGCGTGTCGTTCGAGCGCAAGCGCGACCGCTGGGTCTACGAGTTCAAGGTGATCGATCCGGCCGGGCGCCTGTGGGAGGTCTATGTCGACGCCGCCACCGCCGCAATCCTCAAGCGAGAGGGCCACTGA
- a CDS encoding PepSY domain-containing protein encodes MRTIIMASALLATGLAVPAMADGLDHRCSPVADGRIVAASEVSKGLEVLGYRVDRVKAEDGCYEVRAVNDSGLPIKAVYAQATGELVRAWLR; translated from the coding sequence ATGCGCACGATCATCATGGCATCCGCCCTTCTCGCGACAGGCCTCGCCGTTCCGGCCATGGCCGATGGTCTCGACCACCGCTGCTCTCCCGTTGCCGATGGCCGGATCGTCGCCGCAAGCGAGGTGAGCAAAGGGCTCGAAGTGCTCGGCTACCGCGTCGACCGGGTCAAGGCCGAGGACGGCTGCTACGAGGTGCGGGCGGTGAACGACAGCGGCCTCCCGATCAAGGCTGTCTACGCCCAGGCCACGGGCGAGCTTGTCCGCGCATGGCTTCGCTGA
- a CDS encoding medium chain dehydrogenase/reductase family protein → MMDPRNRVVRVRRFGGPDEMEVVDAPMPTAGPSEVRVRVLASGLEYTDVTIRRHLYPQTMHLRPPFVLGYDVVGEIDQLGDGVRGFQLGDRVADMTVVGSNAAYRTLRADDLTRVPPGVDAAEAAALTLSWTTAYQLLHRTARVQRGQRVLVQGAAGAVGQALLTLGRMAGLQLWGTARGEHTGLVRELGARPIDYQREDFTRVLPGGFDVVFDGIGEDGYRRSFAALRRGGLVCAYGYTAMVQPQRRLFTMSLWMSRLYLWRLLLGWLPGGKRIHLYSINLMRARHPAWFREDLERLFGLLAAGTIRPRVAERISFDGVTQAHRRLEAGSLEGKLVLCPDLG, encoded by the coding sequence ATGATGGATCCGCGCAATCGGGTCGTTCGCGTCAGGCGCTTCGGCGGTCCCGACGAGATGGAAGTGGTCGATGCTCCCATGCCGACGGCCGGCCCGAGCGAGGTGCGGGTGCGCGTGCTCGCCTCGGGCTTGGAATACACCGACGTCACGATCCGGCGTCATCTCTACCCGCAAACGATGCACCTCCGGCCGCCGTTCGTGCTGGGCTACGACGTGGTCGGAGAAATCGATCAGCTCGGTGATGGCGTGAGGGGATTCCAGCTTGGCGATCGCGTGGCCGATATGACGGTCGTCGGCTCGAACGCCGCTTATCGCACGCTCCGGGCCGACGACCTCACCCGTGTGCCGCCGGGGGTCGACGCGGCAGAAGCGGCCGCCCTGACCTTGAGCTGGACGACCGCTTACCAACTCCTTCACCGCACGGCCCGGGTGCAGCGAGGCCAGCGCGTGCTCGTGCAGGGAGCTGCCGGTGCTGTTGGTCAGGCACTGCTGACGCTCGGCAGGATGGCCGGACTTCAGCTGTGGGGCACCGCACGCGGCGAGCACACCGGGCTCGTCCGTGAACTCGGCGCCCGGCCGATCGACTACCAACGCGAGGACTTCACGCGCGTCCTGCCGGGCGGGTTTGATGTCGTGTTCGACGGGATCGGCGAGGACGGCTATCGCCGCTCGTTCGCGGCGCTCCGGCGCGGCGGTCTGGTCTGCGCCTACGGCTACACAGCAATGGTGCAGCCGCAGCGCCGCTTGTTCACCATGTCGCTCTGGATGTCGCGTCTGTATCTCTGGAGGTTGTTGCTGGGGTGGCTGCCTGGTGGAAAGCGCATCCACCTGTACTCGATCAATCTAATGCGAGCGCGACATCCCGCTTGGTTCCGAGAGGACCTGGAGCGGCTTTTCGGGCTGCTAGCGGCCGGCACCATCCGGCCGCGCGTGGCCGAGCGGATCTCCTTTGACGGGGTCACCCAGGCGCATCGCCGTCTCGAAGCGGGCAGTCTCGAGGGCAAGCTGGTCCTGTGCCCGGATCTTGGTTGA
- a CDS encoding helix-turn-helix domain-containing protein, which yields MPKSPEPYTTEGERARAWREACGFSRRELAAQTGYAESSIAAIERGQWKPGQPVDEATMQTYRLACAAVALGVTFDWLTVRLRPMAADIVVGPEAYLPPRKG from the coding sequence ATGCCCAAGAGCCCAGAGCCATACACCACCGAAGGCGAACGCGCGAGGGCATGGCGGGAAGCGTGCGGCTTCTCGCGCCGGGAGCTTGCCGCGCAAACGGGCTACGCCGAGTCCTCCATCGCCGCGATCGAGCGCGGGCAGTGGAAGCCGGGCCAGCCAGTCGATGAAGCGACCATGCAGACCTACCGGCTCGCTTGCGCGGCGGTGGCGCTCGGTGTCACGTTCGACTGGCTGACGGTCCGGCTGCGCCCGATGGCGGCGGACATCGTTGTCGGGCCGGAGGCTTACCTACCGCCCCGGAAGGGCTGA
- a CDS encoding DUF932 domain-containing protein → MFHDIRTVQTARITRFGSGAVVVRNNGGLDEAALRSAAPTVFAEDKHSSRSDKYTYIPTVEVLRGLGREGFLPVEVRVGGTRDEEKRGYTKHLLRLRRMGDAPTRVGDSSRELVLLNSHDGTSSYQLMSGLFRLICSNGLVCADGDAQILKIPHKGDIVQQVIDGAYRIVDASEEVDRIAAEMKQIELRPAEQDAFAEAAAELRWNGEGQRVPVEPRQIHAPRRREDVGNSLWLAFNRTQEGLIRGGIDYQQRNPETGRLIARRQTRPVQGVDGNTALNRALWVLANRMAELKAA, encoded by the coding sequence ATGTTTCACGACATCCGCACGGTTCAGACCGCCCGCATCACCCGCTTCGGCTCGGGCGCGGTCGTCGTCCGCAACAACGGCGGCCTCGATGAGGCCGCCCTGCGCAGCGCGGCGCCGACCGTCTTCGCGGAAGACAAGCACAGCTCGCGCTCGGACAAGTACACCTACATCCCGACCGTCGAGGTGCTGCGCGGCCTCGGCCGCGAGGGCTTCCTGCCGGTCGAGGTCCGGGTCGGCGGGACCCGAGACGAGGAGAAGCGGGGGTACACGAAGCACCTCCTGCGCCTGCGCCGGATGGGCGATGCGCCGACCCGGGTCGGCGACTCCTCCCGCGAGCTGGTGCTGCTCAACAGCCACGACGGCACCTCGTCGTACCAGCTGATGAGCGGGCTGTTCCGGCTGATCTGCTCGAACGGCCTCGTGTGCGCCGACGGCGACGCCCAGATCCTCAAGATCCCGCACAAGGGCGACATCGTTCAGCAGGTGATCGATGGGGCCTACCGGATCGTGGACGCCTCCGAGGAGGTCGATCGGATCGCCGCGGAGATGAAGCAGATCGAGCTTCGCCCGGCCGAGCAAGACGCTTTTGCCGAGGCGGCCGCGGAGCTGCGGTGGAACGGGGAGGGCCAAAGGGTCCCGGTCGAGCCCCGCCAGATCCACGCGCCGCGCCGCCGGGAGGACGTCGGCAACTCGCTTTGGTTGGCGTTCAATCGGACCCAGGAGGGCCTGATCCGCGGCGGGATCGACTACCAGCAGCGCAACCCGGAGACGGGCCGGCTGATCGCCCGCCGGCAGACCCGGCCGGTCCAGGGCGTGGACGGCAATACGGCGCTTAACAGAGCCCTGTGGGTCCTGGCGAACAGGATGGCCGAGTTGAAGGCGGCCTGA
- a CDS encoding chloride channel protein gives MRSPQPNLDYGGDVGLWFWCLAIATGMAAGLAAGLLMQLLRLVQSLAWGEGAAGFAAAVETSSSQHRLAVLAGAGILVALGGLAMRRGGRIGGGHAGELSAVIWFGGGRLPFIGTLAQGVLSITAVGLGASLGREAAPKQAGAAFGSLFARRLRLSPSHTRILAALGAGAGIASVYEVPLGGALFALEVLLGSLVLPLVGPAVLASGSATAAAWLLLPDRAIYTVPNDAVTASLFGFAVLAGPLAGLAAAAYVRLIAFADAHRPSGASAVLAPIIVLALLGGVAVLLPQILGNGKDVAEGAFTGGIDWPLLALLVVAKPLATAACLGCGAPGGLFTPTVAFGAVFGGLLGVGWNLVWPGAEAGACALIAATALLAAATHGPLSSVVLMLELTRRLDSLMVPVLVAVAGAMLVARYLEPRSLYACRIREGRAAADADPTAISAAAPYAEVLRGLLAGGPVPRVLDETGTCLGHLDAERVRAPARDDGPLVAATAGDFLSSPERRG, from the coding sequence ATGCGATCACCACAGCCCAACCTCGACTACGGCGGTGATGTCGGCTTGTGGTTCTGGTGCCTCGCAATCGCCACGGGCATGGCCGCCGGCCTCGCGGCCGGGTTGCTGATGCAGCTGCTGCGCCTCGTACAAAGCCTCGCCTGGGGCGAGGGGGCGGCTGGGTTCGCAGCGGCCGTCGAGACGAGCTCGTCGCAGCACCGCTTGGCAGTCTTGGCGGGAGCCGGGATCCTGGTGGCTCTCGGCGGCCTCGCCATGCGCCGAGGAGGCCGGATCGGCGGGGGCCACGCAGGCGAACTCTCGGCCGTCATCTGGTTCGGCGGCGGCCGCCTGCCATTCATAGGCACCCTCGCCCAAGGGGTTCTGTCGATCACCGCCGTTGGGCTGGGCGCCTCCCTCGGACGCGAGGCGGCACCCAAGCAGGCCGGTGCCGCCTTCGGCAGCCTGTTCGCGCGCCGCCTCAGGCTGTCGCCGAGCCACACCCGGATCCTGGCCGCTCTCGGGGCTGGTGCGGGCATCGCCTCGGTCTACGAGGTGCCTCTGGGCGGCGCCTTGTTCGCGCTGGAGGTCCTGCTGGGGAGCCTTGTGCTGCCCCTTGTCGGCCCCGCCGTCCTGGCAAGCGGGTCAGCCACCGCCGCGGCGTGGCTGCTCCTGCCTGACCGCGCGATCTACACGGTGCCGAATGACGCCGTAACGGCGTCGCTGTTCGGCTTCGCGGTGCTGGCCGGCCCCCTCGCGGGATTGGCTGCCGCGGCCTACGTGCGGCTGATCGCCTTCGCCGACGCGCACCGCCCATCCGGCGCCTCCGCGGTGCTCGCGCCCATCATCGTCCTCGCCCTGCTCGGCGGCGTGGCGGTGCTTCTTCCGCAGATCCTCGGTAACGGCAAGGACGTTGCAGAAGGCGCCTTCACCGGCGGGATCGACTGGCCGCTCCTCGCCCTCCTCGTCGTCGCCAAGCCGCTGGCCACGGCTGCCTGCCTCGGCTGCGGTGCGCCAGGCGGGTTGTTCACGCCGACGGTCGCCTTCGGTGCGGTGTTTGGCGGTCTCCTCGGCGTCGGCTGGAACCTCGTGTGGCCCGGCGCGGAGGCGGGTGCCTGCGCGCTTATCGCGGCTACCGCGCTGCTCGCGGCCGCGACCCATGGGCCGCTCTCCTCCGTGGTGCTGATGCTGGAACTGACTCGGCGCCTCGACAGCCTGATGGTGCCCGTGCTGGTGGCGGTAGCCGGCGCGATGCTGGTCGCCCGCTACCTGGAGCCGCGTTCGCTCTACGCCTGCCGCATCCGCGAGGGCCGCGCAGCTGCGGACGCCGATCCCACCGCGATCTCGGCCGCAGCGCCCTACGCTGAGGTTCTGCGCGGGCTGCTCGCTGGCGGACCGGTTCCGCGTGTGCTCGACGAGACCGGCACCTGCCTCGGCCACCTCGATGCGGAGCGGGTGCGTGCCCCAGCGCGCGACGACGGTCCTCTTGTGGCGGCCACGGCGGGAGACTTCCTGTCCTCACCGGAGCGCCGCGGCTGA